One Microbacterium esteraromaticum genomic window carries:
- a CDS encoding cation diffusion facilitator family transporter, whose amino-acid sequence MSASGGSKAIIAAFLANMGIALAKFVAWALSGSASMLAEAIHSVADSGNQLLLMLGNRRATREADRAHPFGYGRERYVSAFVVSIILFSLGGLFAVYEGVQKIVDPHEIDHTWWWLPIAVLVIAIVLESFSLRTAVRESNLVRGKGQSWTSFIRHAKAPELPVVLLEDTGALVGLTFALFGVGLTLITGDPLFDALGTLMIGLLLILIAIVLAIETKSLLIGEGASRADHDRIVDAIVDGPDVEKLIHIKTLYLGPDELMVAAKVALTADKTVREAAADIDEIERRIRDAVPAARVIYLEPDVYRPSLDPEPSTDAFVFPSSD is encoded by the coding sequence ATGAGCGCATCCGGTGGCAGCAAGGCGATCATCGCGGCATTCCTGGCGAACATGGGCATCGCCCTGGCCAAGTTCGTCGCGTGGGCGCTCTCGGGTTCGGCATCCATGCTCGCCGAGGCGATCCACTCCGTCGCCGATTCCGGCAACCAGCTGCTGCTGATGCTCGGGAACCGCCGCGCCACCCGCGAGGCGGACCGCGCGCACCCGTTCGGATACGGTCGCGAGCGCTATGTGTCGGCGTTCGTCGTCTCGATCATCCTGTTCTCGCTCGGCGGCCTGTTCGCCGTGTACGAGGGCGTGCAGAAGATCGTGGACCCGCACGAGATCGACCACACCTGGTGGTGGCTGCCCATCGCCGTCCTGGTGATCGCGATCGTGCTGGAGTCGTTCTCGCTTCGCACCGCGGTCCGCGAGAGCAATCTGGTGCGCGGAAAGGGCCAGTCGTGGACGTCGTTCATCCGCCACGCGAAGGCCCCGGAGCTGCCCGTGGTGCTGCTGGAGGACACCGGCGCCCTCGTCGGCCTGACCTTCGCCCTGTTCGGGGTGGGCCTGACGCTGATCACGGGCGACCCGCTGTTCGACGCTCTCGGCACGCTCATGATCGGTCTGCTGCTGATCCTGATCGCGATCGTGCTGGCCATCGAGACGAAGAGCCTGCTGATCGGCGAGGGCGCGAGCCGGGCGGATCACGACCGCATCGTCGACGCCATCGTCGACGGTCCCGATGTCGAGAAGCTCATCCACATCAAGACGCTCTATCTCGGACCCGACGAGCTGATGGTGGCGGCGAAGGTCGCCCTCACCGCCGACAAGACCGTGCGCGAGGCGGCAGCCGACATCGATGAGATCGAGCGCAGGATCCGGGATGCCGTGCCCGCTGCGCGCGTGATCTATCTCGAGCCGGACGTGTACCGGCCATCGCTCGACCCGGAGCCCTCGACCGACGCATTCGTCTTCCCCTCGTCGGACTGA
- a CDS encoding NAD(P)/FAD-dependent oxidoreductase — protein sequence MKIVVIGAGSVGAHIAYRLQERGASVVLLEAGARAHGTSRSSFAWLSSFPQRAWTEDAGRAALRPTVHPRFAELADELGGDWIHWCGTLAWGAPDERASFRELAATCIRRGVELEVWDAAAARERMHGLRIADDTEFVFEPESGWVDAPALIDRLIGRLEALGGTVREQTAVADLLRAGDRITGVVTASGERIEADLVINAAGSWGSHIAALAGVALPLDIVPGLMIYTDPVDPALAPSAVLNSPTWLSRPHPGGGLAIHWRGESMTSRHGANGWSAERIIADVAKTIPSLDGVGVSATRVGIRPIPPGGPVVGGCPGCRACTTCSRTEGSGGARSGRTSSLARCSMERTSQSWRACDPIASTCRPPSSEDSPTTPSRADSSARFATPDDRRALCDPAAPHEVGTAGS from the coding sequence ATGAAGATCGTCGTCATCGGAGCCGGCTCCGTCGGAGCGCACATCGCGTACCGGCTGCAGGAGCGGGGAGCGTCGGTCGTGCTGCTCGAGGCGGGCGCACGGGCGCACGGCACGAGTCGCTCCTCGTTCGCCTGGCTCTCCTCGTTTCCGCAGCGGGCGTGGACGGAGGATGCAGGGCGGGCGGCGCTCCGTCCCACCGTTCATCCCCGGTTCGCGGAGCTCGCCGACGAGCTCGGCGGCGACTGGATCCACTGGTGCGGGACGCTCGCCTGGGGGGCTCCCGATGAGCGAGCCTCCTTCCGCGAGCTCGCCGCGACCTGCATCCGACGGGGCGTCGAGCTCGAGGTGTGGGATGCCGCCGCCGCACGCGAGCGGATGCACGGGCTGCGCATCGCCGACGACACCGAGTTCGTCTTCGAGCCCGAGAGCGGCTGGGTCGACGCCCCTGCGCTGATCGACCGGCTGATCGGCCGGCTCGAGGCTCTGGGCGGAACGGTGCGCGAGCAGACCGCCGTCGCCGATCTCCTGCGCGCCGGCGATCGGATCACCGGTGTCGTGACGGCATCCGGTGAGCGGATCGAAGCCGATCTGGTGATCAACGCCGCGGGCAGCTGGGGCAGCCACATCGCCGCCCTCGCCGGTGTGGCCCTCCCTCTGGACATCGTGCCTGGGCTGATGATCTACACGGACCCGGTCGATCCGGCTCTGGCGCCTTCTGCCGTACTCAACTCGCCGACCTGGCTCTCCCGTCCGCATCCGGGCGGCGGGCTCGCGATCCACTGGCGCGGGGAGTCGATGACGAGCAGGCACGGGGCGAACGGCTGGTCGGCCGAGCGCATCATCGCAGATGTGGCGAAGACCATTCCCTCGCTCGACGGTGTCGGCGTCTCGGCGACGCGTGTCGGAATCCGGCCCATCCCGCCGGGCGGGCCCGTCGTCGGGGGCTGCCCTGGGTGTCGGGCCTGTACCACGTGCTCTCGCACGGAGGGATCGGGTGGGGCCCGATCTGGGCGGACGTCGTCGCTCGCGAGGTGCTCGATGGAGAGGACGTCGCAGAGCTGGCGGGCATGCGACCCGATCGCTTCTACCTGCAGACCGCCGAGCTCGGAAGATTCGCCGACGACGCCGAGCAGAGCCGACTCGTCCGCTAGGTTCGCGACGCCGGACGACCGACGCGCCCTCTGCGACCCCGCCGCGCCCCATGAAGTGGGCACGGCGGGGTCGTAG